A single window of Nicotiana sylvestris chromosome 3, ASM39365v2, whole genome shotgun sequence DNA harbors:
- the LOC104214581 gene encoding hexosyltransferase GAUT11-like, producing MRRRAADYRRPVRRRLSCWIWSLLGIFTIAGFVLFVVHHHHDHEDHVEQPILESVSRNEQVVHERLNLTQDMSSVNSYARQLAEQMTLAKAYIIIAKEHNNLHLAWELSSKIRSCQFLLSKAAMKEEPIPLDEAEPIIRSLSSLILKAQDAHYDIATTMMTMKSHIQALEERANAASVQSMMFGQLTAESLPKNLHCLELKLMADWLTRKSLQDFADERRNSPRLVDNNLYHFCIFSDNLVAVSVVINSTVANADHPKQLIFHIVTDSIHYGLMQAWFLNNDFKGSTVEVQNIDNFAWLNSSYSPAVKQLLAADSRKYYFDGSMDTSVEPKFRNPKYIYLLNHLRFYIPEIYPQLEKIVFLDDDVVVQKDLTPLFSLDLHGNVNGAVETCLEAFHRYYKYLNFSNPLISSKFDPQACGWAFGMNVFDLIAWRKANVTARYHYWIEQNDDRTIWKLGTLPPGLLAFYGMTEPLDRRWHVLGLGYDANVDNRLIESAAVIHFNGNMKPWLKLGISRYRPLWERYVNQTHPYLQDCATH from the exons ATGCGGCGGCGGGCGGCCGATTATCGGCGCCCGGTTCGAAGGAGGCTATCTTGTTGGATCTGGTCGCTTCTTGGAATATTCACAATTGCAGGTTTCGTTTTGTTTGTAGTTCATCATCACCATGACCACGAGGATCACGTCGAACAACCTATTTTG GAAAGTGTGTCCAGGAATGAACAGGTTGTGCATGAGCGTCTAAATCTCACTCAAGACATGTCAAGTGTTAATTCATACGCCAGACAATTAGCAGAGCAAATGACACTAGCCAAAGCTTACATCATAATAGCAAAAGAGCACAATAACCTTCATCTTGCGTGGGAGCTAAGTTCAAAGATAAGAAGTTGTCAATTTTTACTTTCAAAGGCTGCAATGAAAGAAGAACCCATTCCTCTAGATGAAGCTGAGCCGATCATACGAAGTCTATCTTCTCTCATCCTTAAGGCGCAGGATGCCCATTATGATATTGCTACAACTATGATGACAATGAAATCACATATTCAAGCTCTTGAAGAGCGTGCTAATGCAGCATCTGTTCAGAGTATGATGTTCGGACAGTTAACAGCTGAGTCCCTACCCAAAAACCTGCACTGCCTAGAACTCAAGCTCATGGCTGACTGGCTTACAAGAAAGTCGTTGCAGGATTTTGCAGATGAGAGGAGAAACTCACCCCGTTTAGTGGACAATAACTTGTATCACTTCTGCATATTTTCAGATAATCTGGTGGCTGTTTCAGTAGTTATCAACTCAACCGTAGCCAATGCTGATCACCCTAAGCAGCTTATTTTCCATATCGTAACAGATTCAATACACTATGGACTGATGCAGGCTTGGTTTCTGAACAATGACTTCAAAGGTTCTACAGTAGAAGTACAGAATATTGACAACTTCGCTTGGTTGAATTCGTCCTATTCTCCTGCTGTAAAACAGCTATTGGCGGCAGACTCTAGAAAGTATTATTTTGACGGATCTATGGACACAAGTGTCGAACCAAAGTTCCGgaatccaaaatatatatatttgttgaATCACCTTCGCTTTTACATACCTGAGATCTACCCCCAGTTGGAGAAGATTGTCTTTCTTGATGACGACGTTGTAGTTCAGAAAGATCTGACACCTCTCTTTTCACTGGATTTGCATGGAAATGTGAACGGAGCAGTGGAAACTTGTCTTGAAGCTTTTCATCGTTATTACAAGTATCTCAATTTCTCAAATCCACTCATAAGCTCTAAGTTCGATCCCCAGGCCTGTGGATGGGCATTTGGTATGAACGTTTTTGATCTGATTGCATGGAGGAAAGCAAATGTTACTGCTCGATATCATTACTGGATAGAACAAAATGATGATAGGACGATTTGGAAGCTGGGAACCCTTCCACCTGGACTATTAGCTTTTTATGGAATGACGGAGCCACTTGATCGGAGGTGGCACGTGTTGGGATTAGGTTATGACGCCAATGTTGACAATCGCCTGATAGAGAGTGCAGCAGTGATTCACTTCAATGGAAACATGAAACCATGGCTTAAGTTGGGCATTAGCAGGTATAGGCCTTTGTGGGAACGGTATGTAAACCAGACGCACCCATACCTTCAGGATTGCGCTACACATTGA